A genomic window from Triticum urartu cultivar G1812 chromosome 7, Tu2.1, whole genome shotgun sequence includes:
- the LOC125525869 gene encoding ervatamin-B-like, whose amino-acid sequence MMALAKTIALLVCLLGTAGGTSGANCIPRPRSVTFTPRSAASIFTARTPPPMVDWRAHGAVTPVMDQGVLGSCWAISTAGAIEGLHKIRSGRLVRLSSQQICDCSNKSMIESHLRAYDWVLRNGGVASEETYPYVDRVQDCKREKLHMISASITSFVWTIRTEQELLLAVSQQPVTVKMSVEPASFLNYTGGIFSGPCGQAGHSMLAVGYGALADGRKYWILKSSYGVHWGDHGYFYVQRGPGHDAGLCGIANYAAHPV is encoded by the exons ATGATGGCGCTGGCCAAGACGATCGCGCTGCTGGTGTGCCTCCTAGGCACAGCGGGAGGCACATCGGGGGCAAATTGCATCCCGCGGCCGAGGTCGGTGACCTTCACGCCGCGCTCAGCCGCTAGTATCTTTACTGCTCGCACACCGCCGCCCATGGTCGATTGGCGTGCGCATGGTGCTGTCACGCCGGTCATGGACCAGGGAGTTCTCG GTTCCTGCTGGGCTATCTCGACGGCGGGCGCCATCGAGGGGCTGCACAAGATCCGCTCCGGGAGACTTGTCCGCCTATCGAGCCAGCAGATATGCGACTGCTCCAACAAAAGCATGATCGAGTCGCACCTCAGGGCGTACGACTGGGTCCTCCGCAACGGAGGCGTTGCCTCTGAGGAGACGTACCCGTACGTGGACCGAGTCCAAGACTGCAAGCGGGAGAAGCTGCATATGATCTCTGCGTCCATCACAAGCTTCGTCTGGACCATACGAACCGAGCAAGAGCTCTTGCTCGCCGTCTCTCAGCAGCCGGTGACCGTCAAGATGTCGGTCGAACCAGCAAGCTTCCTCAACTACACAGGAGGCATCTTCTCGGGACCGTGCGGGCAGGCTGGCCACTCCATGTTGGCAGTGGGTTATGGCGCCCTTGCCGACGGCAGAAAATACTGGATCTTAAAAAGTTCGTATGGCGTCCATTGGGGTGATCACGGCTACTTCTACGTGCAACGTGGACCTGGCCACGATGCAGGCCTCTGCGGCATTGCGAATTACGCCGCACATCCGGTCTAG